CCCCGGAGTCCACGCCGTCGAGAGCCGCCCGCAGCGTGACCTTGGTACCCGGTTTCCAGGGCCGCGCGGGCCGCCAGTCCACCCGGTCGCCGCCGTCGCCGTCCGGTTCCCAGGCCCACGACCCGGTCATCCGGCTGTCGGTGGTGACGCTGAGCCGCCGTTCGACCGCGGTCCGGTCGGCCACCGGGAAGTTGAAGAGGATCGTCAGGGGCCGGTCGGCGCCGGCCGCCGCGTCCGGCGAGCGGGGATCGAGCATCAGGGTGTTGAGCCTGGCCGCGGTCGCGGTGGTCAGCGACTCCTTGGCCGCCCCGACGCCGCCCTGGGCGTTCCTGGTCCGGGCGACGACGGAGTACTTGGTGCCCGGCGCGGTCTTCGCCCTGGACGTCCAGCTGGTCCCGCCGCGGGCGAGTCCGCCGGGCAGCCGCCGTCCGCTGGGGTCGGTGACGGACACCTCGGTCAGGACGCCGCCCTGAGCCGTCACCTGGAGACGGTCGCCTGCCTGCACGGTCCTGGCCCCGCCCGCCGCGCCCAGCGTCACCTGCACCGGATCGCCCTGCGGGGCCGCCTCCCGGCCGGCCCCGCACCCGGTGAGCGTGCCCATGGCGATCACCGGGGCCAGCGCGAGTGCGACACGCCGCGGCCCGGAGGGCCGGCGTCGGCAGGGGGGCTGGCTCATGTCGGGGGCTTCCGTCTGCGGTGCGGGGAGGGCGGCGGGTGGTGCGGGGAAGGGCAGGGGTGTGGGTGAGGGCGGCGTTGTCGGCCGCTAAGACGAGGGATCGCCACCCTTCGTTGCAGGGAGTGATGTGATCCACGGCACAGTGGCCGGCGGGGTGTGGGGAGTGCGGGGGTGGCGGGTCGATGTCAGGGGCTTGCGGTGATATGGGCGATTGACTCCATACGCGCCGGTCGCTGCCGGCCTCGCCCTGCGGCTGTTGCCTGCCCGCCGCACCCCGTGCGCACCTGCCCGGCGCCCCGCAGTGACCCGCAGTGATCACCTGATCGGAGCACCCGGAGGAGAACCTGACATACCCCGAAATACGCCAAACTGGCCACCCCTTGCTGCCCGTTCGGGCGGCGGTTGAGGAGGTGTGCGTCCATGGCCATTTCCATCTCGGTCGTACTGCTGCTGGTCGTCCTGACCGTGATCTTCCTGCGCAGCGGCAAGCTCAAGATCTCGCACGCCCTGGTGTGCGCGCTGCTCGGCTTCTACCTGGCGAACAGCAGCCTCGCGCCGGACATCCACCAGGGGCTCTCCGGCGCCGCGGATGTGGTGAGCAGCGTGCGTCCGTGACGGTGGCGGTCCCGCGACTGTGACGGTGGCGGTCAGGCGACTGGCGTCGCCGGTGGCCGCCCGGACCCTCACCCGGCGGAGAACACTCCGATCGCGTTGGGCACCGGCCGCTCCGCCCCGCCCGACGGATGGTTGCGGACCGTGGCCCCGTACCTGTCGCCGGTGACCAGCGTCGACGACCCGCCCCCGTCCAGGTCCATCGCGTCCCGCGCGCCCAGCTCCACCATCAGGTCCGCCAGTTCGCGCACCGTCAGACCGGTCTGGCCGGGGGCCCCGTCCAGCGCCATGAGATAGAGCAGCCGCCCGCCATCCCCGGTCCCCGCGGAGGTACGCACCGCCACCGCGACCGTGTCCAGCCCGGCCACCGGCGCGTCGTCCCGCACGATCGGGAAGCCGCCCACCGCGAACCGCAGGGGGACGGGCCCCCGGCCGACGAGGCGGGAGGTGAGCTGCACCGGCTCGCCGACCTCCAGGGCGCGCAGCCGCCGCGCCCCTTCCTCCCGGCCCACCAGCACCACACTGCCCCCGGGCACCCCGCCGCTGCCCGGGACGTCCTCCACCGCCGTCACCCGGCCGTGCCGGACGGTCACCTCCGTGGTGTCCCTGCTGCACGGCGCCGCCCGGTTGGTGTCCGTGCCGCAGGTGGCGCGCATCCGGGACACCGTGCCCCACCGCGGGGTGTAGGCGCCGATGCCGCCGACGGGGAGTGCGTACTGGTTCAGGCCGCGCAGCGGCAGCGTCCCCCCGGCGGTCAGCACCGCGCCGCGCAGGGTGAGCCGGTCCAGCCGGGCCCGGTGGTCGTAGCCGACGCCGATGACGTCCTCGGTGGTCGCGCCCGGCGGCATGACCGGCCCGAACCGCTGGCCGTCGGGCACCGCCCCCTTCAGCTGCCGCCCCGCGGCCACCGCCGGGCCGACCGAGGCGCCGGTCGCCGGCACGCCCGGGTGCTGGGTCTCGGTGATGTTGAAGAAGTCGCCGTTGACGGCCCCCACCGCGCCGCGCTCGGCCGCCAGCAGGGACACCGGCGACCGCGCGCCGACCGCCCCCGGGTACAGCAGATCGACCGACACCCGCGGCTCGGCCAGATCGACCGTCAGCAGATGCCCGTGCACGATGCCGCGCGGCACCGTCATCCGGAATTCGCCGTAGGCCACACCGGGTGCCACCAGCCGGGCGGAAGAGCGGTGCAGCGCACTGTCCGCGGCGGTGGCCGGTGCCCCGCCCGCCATCCCTCCGCCGGCCAGCACCCCCCACGCCACCAGCACCGTCAGCACCCCGTGCACTCGACCGAATCGCCGCTTCACGATCCCCCCTGACGTCGTGCCAACTGTCCCAGGTGCCGGAGACGTTCACTATGACCCGGAGATGTCATCAATGCGTAGACCCGCACCACGGCCGTCGTGTCGCCGACGCCGTCGCCGCCGGGGGCCGCGCCGATCCGGACACCCCCGGAGGGCGTGCCACGGCGCGCCCGCGTCATCCGACGCCCCGCCAGGAGGCCTCGTTGACCAGCATCAGATAGCGCGCCCAGTCCCAGAACTCGCCCGGGTCGGTGTGGTCGGTGCCCGGCACCTCGACGTGGCCGATGATGTGCTCGCGGTCCTTGGGGATCCGGTAGCGGTCACAAATGGCGGCGGTGAGCCGGGCGGACTGCTCGTAGAGCGGGTCGGTGAACCACGTCGGGTCGTCGATCCAGCCCTCGTGCTCGATGCCGATGCTGCGGGTGTTGTAGTCCCAGTTCCCGGCGTGCCAGGCGACGTCCCGCTCCCTGACGCACTGGGCGATCTTGCCGTCGGCGGACCGTACGAGATAGTGCGCGGCCGCCTTGTGCCGGGGGTCTTTGAACAGCTTGAGGGTGTTCTTGTAGGTCTCCTGGGTCACATGCACCACGACCATCTCGACGGGGTACTTCGTCGGGCGCTTGGCCGCGGTGAAGTTGGCCGGGCTGGCCGGAACCCACCGGTGCGGGGGGTAGGCGCCGCCGCCCGGAGTCGGCCGGTGCGCGGCGGCCCCGGCCCCGGACGCGGTGAAGGGAACGAGCGCGGCGGATGCGGCGAGCGCGGCCGCACCGGTGAGCAGGCGACGGCGGTCCGGGCAGCGGTGGTCGGGCTCCATGTGAACTCCTGACAGGGACCGTGGGGGGCATGGTCGCGTACATGTCACACACCTGCGGTGTGTTCATGATGCGCAACAGGGCACGCCCTGCCAAGGGAATGGCCGCTTCGCCAATGGCTCGACCAAAGGCAGCAACGGCGCAGGTCAGGAGAGCGGAGATACCTGATCGGACGTCACCCGGGTGCCACGCCCGCGGCCCTGGCGGCCGCTCGTGGACGTGGCACCCGGACCGGGACCGGGCCGGTCAGTGGCCGATTTCCACGTCCTCCAGGATGCCCAGTGCGTCCGGCACCAGCACCGCCGCCGAATAGTAGGCGCTGACCAGGTAATTGATGACGGCCTGGTCATTGATCCCCATGAAGCGCACCGACAGGCCGGGCCGGTACTCGTCCGGGATGCCGGTCTGGTGCAGCCCCACCACGCCCTGGTTCTCCTCGCCGACCCGCAGCGCCAGAATCGAGCTGGTCTGGTCCGGGGTGATGGGGATCTTGTTGCAGGGCAGCAGCGGGATGCCCCGCCAGGCGCGGACCGCCGTGCCCTCGCACTCCGCGGTGGTGGGGTAGATCCCCCGGGCGTTCCACTCCCGCCCGATAGCCGCGATGGTGCGCGGATGCGCCAGCAGGAACTGCGTCTTACGGCGCCGGGAGATCAGCTCGTCCAGGTCATCGGGGGCCGGCGGTCCGCTGCGGGTGTGGAGGCGCTGCTTGAGGTCGGCGTTGTGCAGCAGCCCGAACTCGGGGTTGTTGATCAGCTCGTGTTCCTGGCGCTCGCGCAGCGCCTCCACGGTCAGCCGCAGCTGCTGGTCCAGCTGGTTCATCGGGTCGTTGTAGAGGTCGGCGACCCGCGAGTGGATCTTCAACACGGTCTGGGCCACGCTGAGTTCGTACTCCCGCGGCGCCAGGTCGTAGTCGACGAAGGTACCCGGCAGGGCCGGCTCGCCGACATGGCCCGCGGCCAGCTCGATGGCCGCCTCACCGTGCTTGTTCTGCGCGGGGACCAGCGCCTCGCGGAACTCCTCCAGATGGCTGCGCAGCGACGGTGACCGGCCCAGCACCTCTTCGAGGTCGCTGCGGTAGAGGGTCAGCGCGGTCACCCGGGTCACCGCCCGCACGGAGTGCTCCCACTCCGCGTCCGGCGTCAGCAGCGCCGCGGCGCCGAGGGCGTCACCGTCGGCCAGCACCCCCAGGACCGTCTCGTCGCCGTACTTGCCGGCGCCGATACGGTCGAGCTTGCCGTGGGCGATCAGGATGACCCGGTCCGTGGGCGCGCCGCTCCGGGCCAGCACCTCACCGGGGGCGAACTCCCGCTGGACGAAGCGGTCCGCCAGCGAGTGAAGCGTCGCGGCGTCGGTGTACCCGCGCAGTGGCGCCAGCTCCCTCAACTCCGCCGGGATCACCCGGACTTCGGAGCCGGTCGAGGTGAATTCCACCCGGCCGTCACCGAGGGTGTGGGTCAGGCGGCGGTTGACGCGGTACGTACCGCCCGAGACCTGCGTCCAGGGCAGGATCCGCAGCAGCCAGCGGGAGGAGATCCCCTGCATCTGCGGCACGGTCTTGGTCGTGGTCGCCAGCTTGCGGGCGGCCGCGGTGTCCAGGCTGGACCGGCTCTGCTCGACCGGGGACTGCTGCGGGCCGGACGTCGGATCCACCGATGTGGTCATGGAGAAGGCTCACCTGTTCTTGTCGGTGCGTGCTGTGCTGTGCGTGCGGGGCCTGCATCTGTGTACGGCCGGCGCGGCAGGGCGGGGACCGGGCCGCTCCCGAGCGCGCCGTGCCCTTCCGCGGGCCGGTCAGTGGCCGATCTGTACGTCGTCGAGAACGCCCAGCGCATCCGGCACGAGAATGGCCGCGGAATAGTAGGCGCTGACGAGATATTTGAGTACGGCCCGGTCATCGAGGCCCATATAGCGCACCGAGAGGCTCGGCTCGTATTCATCGGGAATTCCGGTCTGGTGCAGGCCGACAACTCCCTGCTTTTCTTCGCCGGTGCGCAGCAGCAGAATCGAACTCGTCCGCTCCTTCGTCACCGGAATTTTGTTGCACGGGAAAATCGGCACCCCGCGCCAGGACGGCAGCGAATGCCCCATGACCTCGACCGCGGTCGGATACAGTCCGCGGGCACTGCACTCCCGCCCGATCGCGGCGATGGTGAGGGGGTGGGCGAGCAGGAAGCCCGGGTCCTTCCACACCGTCGCCAGCAGGTCGTCGAGGTCATCGGGGGTGGGCGGGCCGGTGCGGGTGTGGATGCGCTGCTTGAGGTCGGCGTGGTGCAGCAGCCCGAAGCCGGGGTTGTTGATCAGCTCGTGTTCCTGGCGCTCGCGCAGCGCCTGGACGGTCAGCTTCAGCTGCTCCTCGACCTGGTTCATCGGGTCGCTGTAGAGGTCGCCGACCCGGCTGTGGGCGCGCAACACCGTCTGCGCGACGCTGAGTTCGTACTCCCGCGGCGCCAGGTCGTAGTCGACGAAGGTGCCGGGGAGGGACGGCTCGCCGTGATGCCCCGAGGTGATGGAGACCGCCGATTCCCCCGTGGCGTTCGTCGGCTGTGCGGCATCCTGCCCGGCCTGGGCCAGATGGTCGCGCAGCCCGGGGGAGCGGCCGGCGATCTCCGCCACGGCCTGCCGGGGCAGCGCCATCACGGTCACCCGGGTCACCGCGCGATAGCTGAACTCCCAGGCCCTCTCGGGGTCGGTGAGCGGCGCGTCGCCGAGGTGATCGCCGCCGGCCAGCGCTTCGAGCACCGTCTCGTCGCCGTATTTGCCGGTGCCGATACGGTCCACCCGGCCGTGTGCGATCAGCACCAGCCGGTCGCCCGGTGTGCCGGCCTCGGCGATCAGTTCACCGGGTGCGTAATCCTGCTGGGTGAACCGCTCGCCGAGCGCGGCCAGTACCTCGGTATCGGTGAAATCCCGCAGGGCCGGCAACTCGCGCAGTTCCTCGGGGATGATCGAAACGTCGTGGCCGCTGATATCGAAATCGATGCGCCCGTCGCCGAGGGTGTACGTCAGCCGGCGGTTCACCCGGTAGGTGCCACCGGACACCTGCACCCAGGGCAGCAGCCGCAGCAGCCATCGGGAAGTGATGCCCTGCATCTGCGGCGCGGTCTTGGTGGTGGTCGCCAGATTCCGCGCGGCGGTGGTGCTCAGACTGGAATTCTGGGCTTCTTCCGCACTGCCGGGCAGCGATTCGTCGGCAATCGTCACAATGCCACCTGTCTCTTCGGAGGGCGCGATACGGACCGCCTGCGGAGCCCCTTTCACGGGAGCTCCGCGGCAGCCCGCCGAACCGAAGATAGTGGTGCTGTTTTTATCGACACAATCGCTCGATGGGGTGGCATGGAATTCTCTGTGCAGGGATAGGTTTAGCGGGTTCCATTCCGGGGAGAGTGTGCCGGGGTGCTGGAGTGGAGGGGATCGTCCAGCACGGTCTGCAGCGCCGCGTGTGCCGCCCCCAGCAGCGGACCGTCCGCGCCCAGGCGGGACACCGCCACCGCCGGCCCGCCGGCCCGCCCGGAATCAGCTGCGACGGCCGTCCGCAGCGCCAACTCCCGTTCCAGGGACGGCAGGATCCAGGGCGCCAGCCCGGCCAGCGCGCCCCCGAGGACCACCGCCCGGGGATCGAGCAGATTCACCGCCCCGGCGAGCGCGATTCCGAGCGCCGTCCCCGCCTCGTGCAGCGCCCGCACGACGGCCGTGTCCCCGTCAGCGGCACGGCGCGCCAGCAGGCCGATACGGGCACCCGGTCCCGGATGAGCGGCCGCCGCCCGCCCGGGGGCGAGCCCGCCCGCACGCAGTACGGCCTCCTCCCCGGCGTACTGCTCCAGGCAGCCCCGGCCGCCGCAGCCGCACGCCGGGCCGTCCGGATGCACCGGCACATGCCCCAGCTCCCCCGCGAACCCCCGCGCCCCTCGCAGCAGTTGACCGTCCACGACGACCGCGGCACCGATACCGATCTCCGCCGACACATGCACGAAGTCCGGGGGCGGGCCCGGCTGCCCGTCGCCCCCGCCCAGCCGCAGTTCGGCCAGCGCACCGAGGTTGGCCTCGTTCTCGACGGTGAGCGGGAGGGCCGGGGAGCCGTCGCGCGCGGCCGTCGCCCCGGCGAGCCCCGGGGCGAGATCGGCGGCCCGCCAGCCGAGGTTGGGGGCGTGCACCACGGTCGTCGTGCCGCGGGCCACCAGACCGGGTACCGCCACCGCCAGCCCGGCCGGCCGCAGCCCCTCGACGGCGATCGCGTCGGTCACCTCAGCGAGCAGCGCGGACAGCCGCCGCAGCACCGGCCCGGGCGCGCTGTGCCGGTTCGCCGCATCGGCCGCCACCCGGGCCCGGACCCGCCCGCGCAGATCGACCGCGCACACCGCCAGATGATCGACGCCTATCTCGGCACCGAGCCCGGCCGGGCCCCGGTCGCTGACCGCCAGCTCGCCGCCCGGCCGGCCCCGGCCGCCGGTGGCCGCCCGCCCCGCTTCCACCAGCAGGCCCGCCCGCAGCAACTCGTCGACCAGGGGGGCCACTCCCGCCCGGGTCAGCCCGATCCGCGCCGCGACCGCCGGCCGGGAGAGCGGCCCCTGCGCGGCCACGGTCCGCAGCACCCGGGCAAGATTGCGCCGCCGGATGCCGTGCTGGGTGTCGCCGCCGGGCGCGGTCACAGGGGTCTCCTCGGGGTGCGGCCGGGAGCGCGGTCCCTCCCGGTGGACGACTGCGGTGGCGCGGTCACCGTCGCAGCAGCGCCCCGCCGTCGGCGAGCGTCGCCGCCAGCCGGTCCCGGGCGGCGCCGTCCCGCGGCTGCGCCTCGTACTCCGTGCCGCGCGCCGTTCCCCAGCGACGCGCCACCGCCGCCGGGTCCTCCTCCAGCAGCAGGCCGGCCGCCTGCGCCGCCGCGCCGAGCGCCACCAGTTCCTGCGCCCGCGGCACCACCACCGGGCGGCCCGACAGCCGGCGGACGGTCTCCCGCCAGGCCACGCCTTTCGCGCCGCCGCCGATCAGCAGCAGCGGCGTATCGGGCGCGGCATCCGCGTCCAGCACCCGGTCCAGGGCCTGCAGCAGCGCGAACACCGCGCCGTCGTACGCCGCCTGGAGCAGCTGACCGGCCGTGGTGTCGTGCCGCAGCCCGTGGACCAGGCCCGAGGCGCCCGGCAGGTTCGGGGTGCGCTCGCCGTCGAGGAACGGCAGCATCACCACTTCACCGCCGCCTTCCACGGCCTCCCGGTCGCGTCCCAGCAGCGCCGCCACCCGGTCCACGGCAAGGGTGCAGTTCAGGGTGCAGGCCAGCGGCAGCCAGTCGCCGCGGGCATCGGCGAAGCCCGCGACGGCGCCGGTCGGGTCGGCGGGCCGGTGGGTGGAGACCGCATAGACCGTCCCCGAGGTGCCCAGGCTCAGCACCGGCTGCCCGGGACGCAGGCCCAGCCCGAGTGCGGCGGCCATGTTGTCGCCCGTCCCGGCGGCCACCAACGCGCCGTGCGGCAGCGGCAGATCACCGGCGTGCACCGTCCCGGCGGCCTCGCCCGGGAGCGCCACCCGCGGCAGCGCCTCGGGGGACAGCCCGACGTGTGCCAGGATCTCCGGGTCGTAGGCCCCGGTGGACGACGCCCACCAGCCCGTCCCGGACGCGTCGCCGCGGTCGGTGACGGACTCGCCGGTCAGGCGCTGGGTGAGGTAGTCGTGCGGCAGCCGCACCGCGGCGGTCGCGGCGGCCGCGGCCGGCTCGTTCTCCCGCAGCCAGGCCCACTTCGCCACGGTGAGCGCCGGCCCCGGTACGCTCCCCACCCGCTCGGCCCAGGCCCGCGCGCCGCCCAGCTCCGCGATCAGCCGCTCGCTCTGCGGTGCCGGCCGTACGTCGTTCCACAGCAGGGCGGGGCGTACCGGCTCACCGGCCGCGTCCAGGGTGACCAGACCGTGCTGCTGGCCGCCGATGGAGACCGCCGAGGCCTGCCGCGCCGCGTCGCCGCACTGCGCCAGCGCCTCGCCCAGCGCCCGCCACCACTGCGCGGGGTCGCTCTCCTTGCCGGCGCCGCCGCCGACCGTGTGCGGTGCCTGGCCCCGGGCGACGACGGCGCCGGTCGCCGCGTCCACGACCAGTGCCTTGGTGGACTGCGTCGAGCTGTCCACCCCGACGACCAGCGGTCCCGCTGACTGTGCGCCCATCGTGCACTGCCTCCCTCGGTGGCCCTGCCTCATCGCCCCGGTCCAGGGGGTTCCCCGGTGTGCTGCCGCATATTAGTTTGGCCGCGGCGTAATTTGTAAAGTGCGTTGACGAAATCACCGGGAGTCGCGATGAGTCATCAGCCCGTGCCCGAGGACAAGTTCAGCTTCGGCCTGTGGACCGTCGGCTGGCAGGGCCGTGACCCGTTCGGTGACGCCACCCGCCGGGCCCTGGACCCCGTCGAATCGGTCCACCGCCTCGCCGGCCTCGGCGCGTGGGGCGTCACCTTCCACGACGACGATCTGATCCCGTCCGGCGCCGGGGACATCGAACGCCAGGCCGCCGTCAGCCGCTTCCGGAAGGCGCTGGACGCCACCGGCCTGGTCGTGCCGATGGCCACCACCAACCTCTTCACCCACCCCGTCTTCAAGGACGGCGCCTTCACCGCCAACGACCGCGACGTCCGCCGCTACGCCCTGCGCAAGACCCTCCGCAATATCGACCTCGCCGCCGAGCTGGGCGCCCGCACCTATGTCGCCTGGGGCGGACGGGAGGGCGCGGAGTCCGGCGCGGCCAAGGACGTACGGGCCGCCCTGGACCGGATGAAGGAGGCGTTCGACCTCCTCGGCCAGTACGTCGTCGAGCAGGGCTACGACCTGCGGTTCGCCATCGAGCCCAAGCCCAACGAGCCGCGCGGCGACATCCTGCTGCCCACCGTCGGCCACGCCCTCGCCTTCATCGAGCGGCTGGAGCGCCCGGAGCTCTACGGCGTCAACCCCGAGGTGGGGCACGAGCAGATGGCCGGGCTCAACTTCCCGCACGGCATCGCCCAGGCGCTGTGGGCGGGCAAGCTCTTCCACATCGACCTCAACGGCCAGAGCGGGATCAAGTACGACCAGGACCTGCGCTTCGGCGCGGGCGATCTGCGGTCCGCCTTCTGGCTGGTCGACCTGCTGGAGACGGCCGGATATGACGGGCCGCGGCACTTCGACTTCAAGCCGCCGCGCACCGAGGACCTGGACGGCGTCTGGACCTCGGCGGCCGGCTGTATGCGCAACTATCTGATCCTCAGGGAGCGCGCCGCCGCGTTCCGGGCCGACCCTGCCGTCCAGGACGCGCTGCACGCCGCGCGGCTGGATCAGCTGAGCCGGCCCACCGCCGAGGACGGCCTCGCGGGGCTGCTCGCCGACAACACCGCCTACGAGTCCTTCGACGCCGAGGCGGCGGCCGCCCGTGGGATGGCCTTCGAGCATCTGGACCAGCTGGCGCTGGAGCATCTGCTGGGGACCTTCTGAGAGCCGTCGACCGACCCGGCCCGATCCGGCGGGCCCGGCCCGGCACGTTCCGGCCAGTCGCGTCGGGCCGGGCCGCTCAGCCGCCGAACAGCCGGCGCACAAAGGCTATTTCGGCCGCGCGCTGCTCGCCGCCGCCCCCCTCATGGGCATTGAACCGCCAGACCTTCAGCTCCTTCTCGCCCGCGTAGTGGTGGTACGCGGCGAAGCCGGTGGACGGCGGCACGACCTCGTCCCGCAGTGCCGTGCCGAAGAGCGCCGGGGCGGTGGCGCGGGCCGCGAAGTTCAGGCCGTCGAAGTGGTCCAGGGTGTGCAGTGCGGTGTCGATGTGGCCGCGGGCACCCGCGAAGTAGCGGGTGAGCTCGCCGTACGGTCCGCAATCCGTGAGGTCGACGGCCCGGCGGATATGGGTCAGGAACGGCACATCGATCAACGCGCCCGCCAGCCCGGGGACCAGCCCCGCCGTCGCCAGCGCGGCGGCACCGCCCTGGCTGCCGCCGGCGACCACGATCCGGCCGGCGTCCACCGCCGCGTGCCCCCGTGCCGTCTCCACGGCTCGTACGGCGTCGGTGAACAGCCGCCGGTAGTAGTAGCCCTCGGGATTGAGCAGCCCCTGGGTCATCTTGCCGGGCACGCCCGGATTGCCGGAGCCGACCGGATCGGGGGTG
This portion of the Streptomyces sp. 2114.4 genome encodes:
- a CDS encoding ROK family protein, with protein sequence MTAPGGDTQHGIRRRNLARVLRTVAAQGPLSRPAVAARIGLTRAGVAPLVDELLRAGLLVEAGRAATGGRGRPGGELAVSDRGPAGLGAEIGVDHLAVCAVDLRGRVRARVAADAANRHSAPGPVLRRLSALLAEVTDAIAVEGLRPAGLAVAVPGLVARGTTTVVHAPNLGWRAADLAPGLAGATAARDGSPALPLTVENEANLGALAELRLGGGDGQPGPPPDFVHVSAEIGIGAAVVVDGQLLRGARGFAGELGHVPVHPDGPACGCGGRGCLEQYAGEEAVLRAGGLAPGRAAAAHPGPGARIGLLARRAADGDTAVVRALHEAGTALGIALAGAVNLLDPRAVVLGGALAGLAPWILPSLERELALRTAVAADSGRAGGPAVAVSRLGADGPLLGAAHAALQTVLDDPLHSSTPAHSPRNGTR
- a CDS encoding N-acetylmuramoyl-L-alanine amidase — its product is MEPDHRCPDRRRLLTGAAALAASAALVPFTASGAGAAAHRPTPGGGAYPPHRWVPASPANFTAAKRPTKYPVEMVVVHVTQETYKNTLKLFKDPRHKAAAHYLVRSADGKIAQCVRERDVAWHAGNWDYNTRSIGIEHEGWIDDPTWFTDPLYEQSARLTAAICDRYRIPKDREHIIGHVEVPGTDHTDPGEFWDWARYLMLVNEASWRGVG
- a CDS encoding Ig-like domain-containing protein, coding for MSQPPCRRRPSGPRRVALALAPVIAMGTLTGCGAGREAAPQGDPVQVTLGAAGGARTVQAGDRLQVTAQGGVLTEVSVTDPSGRRLPGGLARGGTSWTSRAKTAPGTKYSVVARTRNAQGGVGAAKESLTTATAARLNTLMLDPRSPDAAAGADRPLTILFNFPVADRTAVERRLSVTTDSRMTGSWAWEPDGDGGDRVDWRPARPWKPGTKVTLRAALDGVDSGGGRYFVHDYDLKFTIGRSCTDSDMEPVCGKVHRSDPIEVTAPSVRGEDNRAIGIGDWHDG
- a CDS encoding acetylxylan esterase, which translates into the protein MFTDLPLDELRSYRPPRPEPAGFDAFWQRTLDEARDRDLDARFTEVDAGLAQLHTHDVTFSGFGGHRIRGWFLFPRAAEGPLPCVVQYLGYGGGRGMVHDWLLWPSAGYATLVMDTRGQSGPNRPGDTPDPVGSGNPGVPGKMTQGLLNPEGYYYRRLFTDAVRAVETARGHAAVDAGRIVVAGGSQGGAAALATAGLVPGLAGALIDVPFLTHIRRAVDLTDCGPYGELTRYFAGARGHIDTALHTLDHFDGLNFAARATAPALFGTALRDEVVPPSTGFAAYHHYAGEKELKVWRFNAHEGGGGEQRAAEIAFVRRLFGG
- a CDS encoding phosphodiester glycosidase family protein produces the protein MHGVLTVLVAWGVLAGGGMAGGAPATAADSALHRSSARLVAPGVAYGEFRMTVPRGIVHGHLLTVDLAEPRVSVDLLYPGAVGARSPVSLLAAERGAVGAVNGDFFNITETQHPGVPATGASVGPAVAAGRQLKGAVPDGQRFGPVMPPGATTEDVIGVGYDHRARLDRLTLRGAVLTAGGTLPLRGLNQYALPVGGIGAYTPRWGTVSRMRATCGTDTNRAAPCSRDTTEVTVRHGRVTAVEDVPGSGGVPGGSVVLVGREEGARRLRALEVGEPVQLTSRLVGRGPVPLRFAVGGFPIVRDDAPVAGLDTVAVAVRTSAGTGDGGRLLYLMALDGAPGQTGLTVRELADLMVELGARDAMDLDGGGSSTLVTGDRYGATVRNHPSGGAERPVPNAIGVFSAG
- a CDS encoding family 2B encapsulin nanocompartment shell protein, translating into MVTIADESLPGSAEEAQNSSLSTTAARNLATTTKTAPQMQGITSRWLLRLLPWVQVSGGTYRVNRRLTYTLGDGRIDFDISGHDVSIIPEELRELPALRDFTDTEVLAALGERFTQQDYAPGELIAEAGTPGDRLVLIAHGRVDRIGTGKYGDETVLEALAGGDHLGDAPLTDPERAWEFSYRAVTRVTVMALPRQAVAEIAGRSPGLRDHLAQAGQDAAQPTNATGESAVSITSGHHGEPSLPGTFVDYDLAPREYELSVAQTVLRAHSRVGDLYSDPMNQVEEQLKLTVQALRERQEHELINNPGFGLLHHADLKQRIHTRTGPPTPDDLDDLLATVWKDPGFLLAHPLTIAAIGRECSARGLYPTAVEVMGHSLPSWRGVPIFPCNKIPVTKERTSSILLLRTGEEKQGVVGLHQTGIPDEYEPSLSVRYMGLDDRAVLKYLVSAYYSAAILVPDALGVLDDVQIGH
- a CDS encoding family 2B encapsulin nanocompartment shell protein; this translates as MTTSVDPTSGPQQSPVEQSRSSLDTAAARKLATTTKTVPQMQGISSRWLLRILPWTQVSGGTYRVNRRLTHTLGDGRVEFTSTGSEVRVIPAELRELAPLRGYTDAATLHSLADRFVQREFAPGEVLARSGAPTDRVILIAHGKLDRIGAGKYGDETVLGVLADGDALGAAALLTPDAEWEHSVRAVTRVTALTLYRSDLEEVLGRSPSLRSHLEEFREALVPAQNKHGEAAIELAAGHVGEPALPGTFVDYDLAPREYELSVAQTVLKIHSRVADLYNDPMNQLDQQLRLTVEALRERQEHELINNPEFGLLHNADLKQRLHTRSGPPAPDDLDELISRRRKTQFLLAHPRTIAAIGREWNARGIYPTTAECEGTAVRAWRGIPLLPCNKIPITPDQTSSILALRVGEENQGVVGLHQTGIPDEYRPGLSVRFMGINDQAVINYLVSAYYSAAVLVPDALGILEDVEIGH
- the xylB gene encoding xylulokinase — its product is MGAQSAGPLVVGVDSSTQSTKALVVDAATGAVVARGQAPHTVGGGAGKESDPAQWWRALGEALAQCGDAARQASAVSIGGQQHGLVTLDAAGEPVRPALLWNDVRPAPQSERLIAELGGARAWAERVGSVPGPALTVAKWAWLRENEPAAAAATAAVRLPHDYLTQRLTGESVTDRGDASGTGWWASSTGAYDPEILAHVGLSPEALPRVALPGEAAGTVHAGDLPLPHGALVAAGTGDNMAAALGLGLRPGQPVLSLGTSGTVYAVSTHRPADPTGAVAGFADARGDWLPLACTLNCTLAVDRVAALLGRDREAVEGGGEVVMLPFLDGERTPNLPGASGLVHGLRHDTTAGQLLQAAYDGAVFALLQALDRVLDADAAPDTPLLLIGGGAKGVAWRETVRRLSGRPVVVPRAQELVALGAAAQAAGLLLEEDPAAVARRWGTARGTEYEAQPRDGAARDRLAATLADGGALLRR
- the xylA gene encoding xylose isomerase, whose amino-acid sequence is MSHQPVPEDKFSFGLWTVGWQGRDPFGDATRRALDPVESVHRLAGLGAWGVTFHDDDLIPSGAGDIERQAAVSRFRKALDATGLVVPMATTNLFTHPVFKDGAFTANDRDVRRYALRKTLRNIDLAAELGARTYVAWGGREGAESGAAKDVRAALDRMKEAFDLLGQYVVEQGYDLRFAIEPKPNEPRGDILLPTVGHALAFIERLERPELYGVNPEVGHEQMAGLNFPHGIAQALWAGKLFHIDLNGQSGIKYDQDLRFGAGDLRSAFWLVDLLETAGYDGPRHFDFKPPRTEDLDGVWTSAAGCMRNYLILRERAAAFRADPAVQDALHAARLDQLSRPTAEDGLAGLLADNTAYESFDAEAAAARGMAFEHLDQLALEHLLGTF